A part of Rickettsia canadensis str. McKiel genomic DNA contains:
- the xseA gene encoding exodeoxyribonuclease VII large subunit, giving the protein MLDNFIVNQATKEFSVSEISNKIKELLENNFGYIKIKGEISGFKIASSGHAYFNLKENTAILACTCWRPTLAKIKFPLKDGMEVVISGKLSSYAGNSRYQLAVDNLQPAGLGTMLQILNERKTRLEKEGLFNKRRIPIPFLPTRIGVITSITGAVIKDIIHRIRERFPTHIIIWPVSVQGENSGNEIAAAIEGFNKLEEANKPSVIIVARGGGSIEDLWSFNDEILVRAAYNSKIPIISAVGHEVDYTLIDLAADKRAPTPTAAAEFAVPVRSILNNTLQSYEKVLLNNTKQLINYHEQNIANYDKIHRYLTNYINHRQQLLDETGFNLLDVLPCFIELQETKLKFCSKERINPAKIINYKTLELTHQTAYLSKSANNTLKNFEYKLELNSTLLASLDYHNVLKRGFAIVKGAMGNFLSSKITAADEKIFNIKFSDGEIKVVRN; this is encoded by the coding sequence ATGCTAGACAATTTCATTGTGAATCAAGCAACTAAAGAGTTTTCAGTTAGTGAGATTTCTAATAAAATTAAAGAATTATTAGAAAATAATTTTGGCTATATTAAGATAAAAGGAGAAATTTCAGGTTTTAAAATAGCAAGCTCAGGGCATGCTTATTTTAACTTAAAAGAAAATACTGCTATTTTAGCCTGTACTTGCTGGCGTCCTACTCTTGCTAAAATCAAATTTCCTTTAAAGGACGGCATGGAAGTAGTGATTAGTGGTAAACTCTCAAGTTATGCAGGTAATTCACGCTATCAATTAGCGGTAGATAATTTGCAACCCGCAGGACTTGGGACTATGCTACAAATCCTAAACGAGCGTAAAACACGCTTAGAGAAAGAGGGACTATTTAACAAGAGACGTATTCCTATACCTTTCTTGCCTACGAGAATAGGAGTTATAACCTCAATAACCGGTGCTGTTATTAAAGATATTATTCATCGTATTCGTGAACGTTTTCCGACTCATATAATAATATGGCCGGTTAGTGTACAAGGAGAAAATTCCGGCAATGAAATTGCCGCAGCAATTGAAGGATTTAACAAATTAGAAGAGGCAAATAAACCAAGTGTTATAATTGTTGCTAGAGGTGGTGGCTCTATAGAAGATCTTTGGTCATTTAACGATGAGATATTAGTACGCGCCGCCTATAACTCAAAAATTCCTATTATTTCTGCAGTAGGTCATGAAGTGGATTATACTTTAATAGATTTAGCAGCCGACAAAAGAGCTCCAACCCCTACTGCTGCTGCAGAATTTGCTGTACCGGTACGATCTATTTTAAATAATACCCTACAATCTTATGAAAAAGTATTATTAAATAATACTAAACAGTTAATTAATTATCACGAACAAAATATAGCAAATTACGATAAAATACACAGATATCTCACTAACTATATAAATCATAGACAACAATTACTGGACGAGACAGGTTTTAATTTACTAGATGTTTTACCGTGCTTTATTGAACTACAAGAAACAAAGCTTAAATTTTGTTCTAAAGAAAGAATTAACCCTGCTAAAATAATTAATTACAAAACATTAGAATTAACACATCAAACAGCTTATCTATCAAAATCGGCAAATAATACTTTGAAAAACTTTGAGTATAAATTAGAATTAAATAGCACGTTACTTGCAAGCCTTGATTATCATAACGTATTAAAACGAGGTTTTGCTATAGTTAAAGGAGCAATGGGTAATTTTTTATCTTCTAAAATTACTGCTGCGGATGAAAAAATTTTTAATATTAAATTTTCTGACGGCGAAATTAAAGTAGTTCGTAACTAA
- the xth gene encoding exodeoxyribonuclease III — protein MKIATWNINSIKTRLNLLRNFLSKENPDILLLQEIKCETEKFLFDELSDLPYNLYVHGQKTYNGVAIISKFPANEIIKDFPNNYCSDQARFLEIKLSLPIGLCNIISLYAPHGSFVGSDKFVTKLAFYESLINYLSTKKSFDEKTIIGGDFNIAPFDIDVYSPKALAETTCFTKVEQKKLRTILNSRFEDLYRLMYPNKQEFSWWDYRAGCFEQNKGMRIDMILGCNNTIDYLENCYMDYNLRTQEKPSDHIPVIANFKE, from the coding sequence ATGAAAATAGCTACTTGGAATATTAATTCCATCAAAACAAGACTTAATTTATTGCGTAATTTTTTGTCTAAAGAAAATCCCGATATTTTATTATTACAAGAAATAAAGTGCGAAACCGAAAAATTCCTGTTTGATGAATTATCCGATTTACCTTATAATTTGTACGTTCACGGACAAAAAACATATAACGGTGTTGCTATAATCTCAAAATTTCCTGCCAATGAAATAATTAAAGACTTTCCGAATAATTACTGCAGTGATCAAGCAAGGTTCTTAGAAATAAAATTATCACTACCTATAGGGTTGTGTAATATCATCTCGCTCTATGCTCCTCACGGTTCATTTGTCGGTAGCGATAAATTTGTAACAAAACTAGCATTTTATGAATCTCTAATCAATTATCTATCAACTAAAAAATCTTTTGATGAAAAAACTATCATTGGTGGTGATTTCAATATTGCACCGTTTGATATAGACGTATATTCACCTAAAGCATTAGCTGAAACTACTTGTTTTACTAAGGTTGAACAAAAAAAATTACGAACTATTCTAAATTCCAGATTTGAGGATTTATACAGATTGATGTATCCGAATAAACAAGAATTTTCATGGTGGGATTATAGAGCTGGATGTTTTGAACAAAATAAAGGTATGAGGATTGATATGATCCTTGGTTGTAATAATACTATTGACTATTTAGAAAATTGCTATATGGATTATAATTTAAGGACTCAAGAAAAACCTTCAGATCATATACCGGTAATTGCTAATTTTAAGGAATAA
- the der gene encoding ribosome biogenesis GTPase Der gives MTKQIIALVGRPNVGKSTLFNRLSIRKKAIVHNLPGVTRDRKYTDGKIGSCEFLLIDTPGLEENPNSMSVRLMEQTTKAILEADLICFMVDCRSGILPDDKLLSSFIRKYNKPAILVVNKCEKAFDFDKEYYQLGFDSMVAISAEHGTGLIDLYDEIIAKLPKEKSIETNIADPVKGDCVQIVISGRPNAGKSTFINALINDERLLTGPEAGITRESIEIDWQYKNNHIKLIDTAGLRKKSTITESLDKLSASDAINSIKFANTVILIIDALSPLKQQDLNIASYVANEGRSIVIVVNKWDLVKESEKEAFQEEFYYQINTHLPQIKGVSVLFISAINKQNIEQVLDACLTIYKNWNKKITTSKLNEWLNFTTEAHPLPLQKGGKRVRIKYMTQIKTRPPTFKLFSNNPEKITNSYTRYLVNNMREAFDMPGIPIRFAYVKTKNPYV, from the coding sequence ATGACTAAACAAATCATTGCTTTGGTTGGAAGGCCTAATGTCGGCAAATCAACGCTTTTTAACAGATTAAGCATACGTAAAAAAGCTATTGTTCATAATCTACCAGGCGTCACTAGAGATAGAAAATATACAGATGGCAAAATCGGCTCTTGTGAATTTTTGCTAATTGACACTCCAGGACTTGAAGAGAATCCTAATAGTATGAGTGTACGACTAATGGAGCAGACTACTAAAGCAATTTTAGAGGCAGATTTAATTTGCTTTATGGTTGACTGTAGAAGTGGAATATTGCCTGATGATAAGTTACTTAGTAGTTTTATTAGAAAGTATAATAAACCTGCAATACTGGTAGTTAATAAATGCGAAAAAGCTTTTGACTTTGATAAAGAATACTACCAATTAGGCTTTGATAGTATGGTAGCTATATCTGCCGAGCATGGTACAGGCTTAATTGATTTATATGACGAAATTATTGCCAAGTTACCTAAAGAAAAATCAATCGAGACAAATATAGCGGATCCAGTTAAAGGAGATTGTGTGCAAATAGTAATTAGCGGTAGACCTAATGCCGGGAAATCTACTTTTATAAACGCTCTTATTAACGATGAAAGGTTATTAACCGGTCCTGAAGCAGGTATTACTCGCGAATCGATTGAAATTGATTGGCAATATAAAAATAATCATATTAAATTGATCGATACAGCAGGACTCCGCAAGAAATCCACTATTACAGAGTCTTTAGACAAATTATCGGCATCAGATGCTATTAATAGTATTAAATTTGCTAATACCGTCATTCTAATAATTGATGCTTTATCTCCTTTAAAACAGCAAGATTTAAATATTGCAAGCTATGTAGCCAATGAGGGCAGAAGTATCGTTATAGTAGTGAATAAATGGGATTTAGTTAAAGAATCTGAAAAAGAAGCATTTCAGGAAGAATTTTATTATCAGATAAATACTCATTTACCTCAGATTAAAGGCGTCTCTGTACTGTTCATTTCAGCGATCAATAAACAAAATATTGAGCAAGTTTTAGATGCTTGTCTTACAATTTATAAAAATTGGAATAAGAAAATAACCACTAGCAAATTAAATGAATGGCTTAATTTTACTACGGAAGCACATCCACTGCCTTTACAAAAAGGTGGCAAAAGAGTACGTATAAAATATATGACTCAAATAAAAACTCGTCCCCCTACTTTCAAATTATTCTCCAATAATCCAGAAAAAATTACCAATAGTTATACTAGATATTTAGTAAATAATATGCGTGAAGCTTTTGACATGCCCGGCATTCCTATCAGATTCGCTTACGTCAAAACAAAAAACCCGTATGTGTAG
- the ubiB gene encoding 2-polyprenylphenol 6-hydroxylase, translating to MISNFLNLIRIFRIISKKQILIDSRIPKYFRLIGYILALFFAPISLIKKLREDYGQRLIACLSNLGPIYIKFGQTLSTRPDLVGAEIAEYLRVLQDKLPPFDSGVARKIIEREFGECDVIPWLDHGIHNSNWILRSSRGMIMSHFDDNPIAAASISQVHKARLATGEYVAVKILRPNIHKKYNRDIKLLYFLARIISKFFKAKRLKLIRVVDKFHETMKCEIDLRLEAAAASELMDNMRNDINVIIPKIYWDLTSENILTTEWLEGTSIYDTALLKEMGLEPKKIAQDFAVMFFYQAYRDGFFHADLHAGNILVNKQGKIILLDFGIMGRLKEKDRLAVAESLFGFVKRDYKLVAKVHLKAGYIPSNTDLDLFAQSCRAVTEPIVGTPTNNISIGKLLAHLFKITEDFGMEVQPELLLLQKTLIMVEGIGRQLDSNINMWQLAEPWIKKWAVKNLSPEAKLLRLIKHYITTLEDMI from the coding sequence ATGATAAGTAATTTTTTAAATTTAATACGTATTTTTCGTATTATCAGTAAAAAACAAATCCTAATTGATTCTAGAATTCCTAAATATTTTAGGTTGATCGGTTATATATTAGCTTTATTTTTTGCTCCGATATCATTAATCAAAAAATTACGTGAAGATTACGGCCAACGCTTAATAGCTTGTTTAAGCAACCTTGGACCTATTTATATAAAATTCGGACAAACACTTTCTACAAGACCTGATTTAGTAGGAGCAGAAATAGCAGAGTATTTAAGAGTATTACAAGATAAGTTACCTCCGTTTGATAGTGGGGTGGCTAGAAAAATTATAGAGAGGGAGTTTGGTGAGTGTGATGTCATTCCGTGGCTTGACCACGGAATCCATAACAGCAACTGGATACTGCGATCGAGTCGTGGTATGATAATGTCACACTTCGATGACAACCCGATCGCTGCTGCTTCAATCTCGCAAGTACATAAAGCACGGTTAGCAACCGGTGAGTATGTTGCGGTAAAAATATTGCGTCCCAATATTCATAAAAAATATAACCGAGATATTAAGCTGCTATATTTTCTCGCAAGAATCATCTCAAAATTTTTTAAAGCAAAAAGGCTAAAGCTAATTAGAGTAGTCGATAAATTTCATGAAACTATGAAATGTGAGATTGATTTAAGGCTAGAAGCGGCTGCTGCTTCCGAGCTTATGGATAATATGCGAAATGATATTAACGTAATAATTCCTAAAATATACTGGGATTTAACGTCAGAAAATATACTCACTACCGAGTGGCTAGAAGGCACTTCTATATATGATACTGCACTGCTAAAAGAAATGGGCTTAGAACCAAAAAAAATAGCTCAGGATTTTGCTGTAATGTTTTTTTATCAAGCCTATAGAGACGGATTTTTTCATGCTGATTTACATGCAGGAAATATTTTAGTAAACAAGCAAGGTAAGATAATCCTGCTTGATTTCGGTATTATGGGCAGACTTAAGGAAAAAGACCGCTTAGCCGTTGCTGAAAGCTTATTCGGTTTTGTAAAGCGTGATTATAAATTAGTAGCTAAAGTACATTTAAAAGCAGGTTATATCCCTTCAAATACCGATTTAGATTTGTTTGCTCAAAGTTGTAGAGCAGTTACCGAACCTATAGTCGGTACCCCAACAAACAATATTTCCATAGGTAAGTTGCTTGCACATTTATTTAAAATTACTGAAGATTTTGGTATGGAAGTACAACCGGAATTGTTGTTATTACAAAAGACTTTGATAATGGTTGAAGGGATAGGTAGACAGTTAGATAGTAATATTAATATGTGGCAACTAGCTGAACCTTGGATTAAAAAATGGGCAGTGAAAAATTTAAGTCCTGAAGCAAAGTTGTTGCGATTAATTAAGCATTATATAACTACTTTAGAGGATATGATTTGA
- the ubiE gene encoding bifunctional demethylmenaquinone methyltransferase/2-methoxy-6-polyprenyl-1,4-benzoquinol methylase UbiE, protein MHQTNFGFKKVDYTEKQRLVNNVFSNVADKYDLMNDLMSFGLHRLWKDEFIRYIPNLNSHILDVASGSGDIALKLAKKARDRGNNVSLTLSDINEEMLRNAKKKAIDLNLFQNLKFTLASAAALPFSDNSFDYYTIAFGIRNVPDINKALKEAYRVLKPMGKFICLEFSKVKEGILKDFYKFYSFNIIPQIGQMIAGNKEAYEYLIESIDLFPSQDKFRIMIKEAGFEEVNYKNLSNGIVAVHSAYKI, encoded by the coding sequence ATGCACCAAACAAATTTTGGCTTTAAAAAAGTAGACTATACTGAAAAACAAAGATTAGTAAATAACGTTTTTTCTAATGTTGCAGATAAGTATGATTTAATGAACGATCTTATGAGCTTTGGATTGCATCGCTTGTGGAAAGATGAGTTTATTAGGTACATTCCAAATCTTAACTCTCATATATTAGATGTTGCTAGTGGTAGCGGTGATATTGCTTTAAAGCTTGCTAAAAAAGCAAGAGATAGAGGAAATAATGTTTCTTTAACTTTAAGTGACATAAATGAAGAAATGTTGAGAAATGCTAAAAAGAAAGCAATAGATCTTAATTTATTTCAAAACCTTAAATTTACTTTAGCAAGTGCTGCAGCATTGCCTTTTTCGGATAATAGTTTTGATTATTATACTATAGCATTCGGCATTAGAAACGTACCTGACATTAATAAGGCTTTAAAAGAAGCTTATCGAGTTCTAAAACCGATGGGTAAGTTTATATGTCTTGAGTTTTCAAAAGTAAAAGAGGGAATCTTAAAAGATTTTTATAAATTTTACTCATTTAATATTATACCTCAAATTGGTCAAATGATAGCAGGTAATAAAGAGGCATATGAATATTTGATCGAAAGTATAGATTTGTTCCCCTCACAGGATAAGTTTAGAATAATGATTAAAGAAGCCGGTTTTGAAGAGGTGAATTATAAAAATTTAAGTAACGGTATAGTAGCGGTACATAGTGCATATAAGATATGA
- the mutM gene encoding bifunctional DNA-formamidopyrimidine glycosylase/DNA-(apurinic or apyrimidinic site) lyase, with protein MPELPEVETLKNSLKDKLIGLIIKNIELKRDNLRYNLSPLLTTEILNTNILNVRRRAKYLIIDFGNYYSLVIHLGMSGRFTVQPANYKIQKHDHVIFDLNNCEKLIFNDTRRFGMVYSFKTNFLEEKFFYNLGIEPLSDLLTLEYLKSKLITRTIAIKNLIMDNKIIVGVGNLYASESLHLARIHPHKLGRNLKDDEIENLIKSIREVLTKAITAGGTTLKNFVNGDSKPGYFTQQLRVYGREGQKCFNCSSTILKTKNSGRSTFYCKTCQYT; from the coding sequence ATGCCGGAACTGCCTGAAGTAGAAACTCTTAAAAACTCTCTGAAAGATAAGCTAATCGGGCTTATTATAAAAAATATAGAGTTAAAAAGAGATAATTTACGTTATAATTTATCTCCGCTTTTAACTACTGAAATCTTAAATACTAATATACTGAATGTTAGGCGTCGTGCAAAATATTTAATTATCGATTTTGGTAATTATTATTCTTTAGTTATCCATCTAGGTATGAGCGGTAGGTTTACAGTACAACCTGCTAATTATAAAATTCAAAAACACGATCACGTGATTTTTGATTTAAATAACTGCGAAAAGTTAATTTTCAACGATACTAGACGCTTCGGAATGGTTTATAGCTTTAAAACTAATTTTTTAGAAGAGAAATTTTTTTATAATCTAGGAATAGAGCCACTTTCTGATTTATTAACACTCGAATATTTAAAAAGCAAATTAATTACTCGAACAATAGCGATAAAAAACCTGATTATGGATAATAAAATTATAGTTGGAGTCGGTAATCTTTATGCTTCCGAAAGTCTTCATTTAGCTAGAATTCATCCGCATAAACTAGGTAGAAATTTAAAGGATGATGAAATAGAAAATTTAATTAAATCGATTAGAGAAGTATTAACTAAAGCTATCACTGCCGGCGGCACTACTCTTAAAAATTTTGTAAACGGTGATAGTAAACCTGGTTATTTTACTCAGCAACTTAGGGTTTACGGTAGAGAAGGACAAAAATGCTTCAACTGCTCCAGTACTATTCTCAAAACAAAGAACTCAGGAAGAAGTACTTTTTATTGTAAAACTTGTCAATATACTTGA
- a CDS encoding mannose-1-phosphate guanylyltransferase, whose translation MLLPSAHHIVYDINYLNTINKDKALHYVNEFGICTIDTPINSINAVNTEYDYIKTSFPIAENIY comes from the coding sequence GTGTTACTCCCTTCAGCTCATCATATAGTGTACGATATAAATTACCTTAATACTATAAATAAAGATAAAGCTTTACATTATGTTAATGAATTCGGTATTTGCACTATAGATACTCCTATAAATTCTATAAATGCCGTAAATACTGAATATGATTATATAAAAACAAGCTTTCCAATTGCAGAAAATATTTATTAA
- a CDS encoding TatD family hydrolase: protein MLIDSHCHLNLLTKNTDLDSVIQRALENNVQYMQTICTKLEDLSSILEIAEKYDNVFASVGLHPCEVNENSRLITNSEIIELTKHPKIIGIGETGIDYYHKPYNKKLQKDALVAHIHAASATSIPAIIHTREADEDTIDILTSEMRNSKFPGLIHCFTSSKNLATKMLDIGLYISMSGIITFKNTTDLQEIVKYVPLDRLLIETDSPYLAPIPMRCKQNEPSFVIYIAEKIAALKNITPKEVANVTTHNFNTLFSKFEKYINNTL, encoded by the coding sequence ATTTTGATAGATTCACATTGTCATCTTAATTTACTTACCAAAAATACAGATTTAGATTCTGTCATTCAAAGAGCGTTAGAAAATAATGTGCAGTATATGCAAACTATCTGCACTAAACTTGAAGATTTATCAAGTATTTTAGAAATAGCCGAAAAATATGACAATGTTTTTGCGAGTGTTGGGTTACATCCGTGCGAGGTAAATGAAAACAGTCGGCTCATTACTAATTCAGAAATAATAGAGCTTACCAAGCATCCGAAAATTATTGGAATCGGTGAAACAGGTATTGATTATTATCACAAACCTTACAATAAAAAATTACAAAAAGATGCGCTTGTAGCACATATACATGCGGCATCTGCTACAAGCATACCTGCTATTATTCATACAAGAGAAGCAGATGAAGACACTATTGATATTTTAACTTCAGAAATGCGTAATAGCAAATTTCCAGGGCTGATTCACTGCTTCACCTCCTCAAAAAATCTAGCAACAAAAATGCTAGACATAGGCTTATATATTTCAATGTCGGGTATTATTACTTTCAAGAATACAACCGATTTGCAAGAAATAGTCAAATATGTACCGCTTGATAGGTTATTAATTGAAACAGACTCACCTTATTTAGCACCAATCCCTATGCGTTGCAAACAAAATGAACCGTCGTTTGTTATATATATTGCTGAGAAAATTGCAGCACTTAAAAATATCACACCCAAAGAAGTAGCAAATGTTACTACTCATAACTTCAACACTTTATTTTCTAAATTTGAGAAATATATAAATAATACTTTATAA
- the metG gene encoding methionine--tRNA ligase: MKNTYYITTPIYYVNNVPHIGHAYTSVVSDVIARFMRLCGFEVILLTGTDEHGQKVEKAAINKNIDPQQFTDQISENFRHLMTSMHISNDDFIRTTENRHKEAVAVFWQKLLDNGTIYKGFYEGWYAVRDEAFYDESELTSDGLAPTGASVEWVKEPSYFFNLSKWQDKLLELYELNPDFIRPISRRNEVINFVKSGLKDLSVSRTTFNWGIKVPNNEKHVIYVWLDALANYISALGYPDEQSNYGKFWPAALHVVGKDILRFHAVYWPAFLMAAKIPLPKTIMAHGWWTNEGQKISKSLGNTIDPIKLIDEFGVDQVRYFLMREVTFGADGNFARSNLITRINSELSNKIGNLLQRTTAFVYKNNDGKVPLLTQSVIDKIYTLPILKAAIKCAEQNILLMEKTEVNKILENIINLAEEANIYIDNKAPWNLKKTDHDKMLEVLYALLEVLRYIAIMLQPFVPTSANKMLDQLGVNKKERLFKHLVRDYALTVGAAILEPTIIFPRIEEI; this comes from the coding sequence ATGAAGAATACTTATTATATCACGACCCCTATATATTATGTTAACAATGTTCCACATATTGGCCATGCTTATACCAGTGTTGTTAGTGACGTAATTGCCCGTTTTATGCGTCTTTGCGGCTTCGAGGTAATATTGCTAACAGGTACTGATGAGCATGGGCAGAAAGTAGAAAAAGCAGCTATTAATAAAAATATCGATCCTCAACAATTTACTGATCAGATCTCCGAGAATTTTCGTCATCTCATGACCTCTATGCATATTTCTAATGATGATTTTATTAGAACAACGGAAAATAGACATAAAGAAGCTGTAGCTGTTTTTTGGCAGAAATTACTAGATAACGGTACTATTTATAAGGGTTTTTATGAAGGGTGGTATGCAGTACGGGATGAAGCTTTTTATGATGAGTCGGAACTTACGAGTGATGGCTTAGCACCGACGGGCGCCTCGGTTGAATGGGTTAAAGAGCCTAGCTACTTCTTTAATCTTTCAAAATGGCAAGATAAATTGCTTGAGCTTTATGAGCTAAACCCTGATTTTATTAGACCTATATCAAGGCGTAACGAAGTAATTAACTTTGTGAAATCGGGCTTAAAAGACTTATCGGTATCACGTACTACTTTTAACTGGGGAATAAAAGTCCCGAATAATGAAAAACATGTAATTTATGTTTGGCTTGATGCCCTTGCTAATTATATTTCAGCACTTGGTTATCCTGATGAACAAAGTAATTACGGTAAATTTTGGCCAGCTGCTTTACATGTAGTTGGTAAAGATATATTACGTTTTCATGCAGTTTATTGGCCTGCTTTCTTAATGGCTGCTAAAATTCCTCTGCCGAAAACGATTATGGCTCATGGTTGGTGGACCAATGAGGGACAAAAAATTTCTAAATCTCTTGGGAATACCATTGATCCGATTAAGTTAATTGATGAATTTGGCGTTGATCAGGTTAGGTATTTTTTGATGCGTGAAGTAACTTTTGGTGCCGACGGTAATTTTGCCCGTAGTAATTTAATTACTCGTATCAATAGTGAGTTATCAAACAAAATTGGTAATTTATTGCAGCGTACTACGGCTTTTGTTTATAAAAATAATGATGGCAAAGTGCCGCTACTTACGCAAAGCGTTATAGATAAGATATATACGCTACCGATTTTAAAAGCTGCAATTAAATGCGCTGAACAGAATATTTTATTGATGGAAAAAACTGAAGTTAATAAGATTCTTGAGAATATTATTAATTTGGCCGAAGAGGCAAATATCTATATTGATAATAAAGCTCCTTGGAATTTGAAAAAAACTGATCACGATAAGATGTTAGAGGTGTTATATGCTTTACTAGAGGTTTTACGCTATATTGCGATAATGCTTCAACCTTTCGTGCCGACTTCAGCAAACAAAATGCTTGATCAGTTAGGGGTAAATAAAAAAGAGCGTCTATTTAAGCATTTAGTGCGTGATTATGCTTTAACTGTAGGAGCTGCTATTTTAGAACCTACTATAATATTTCCAAGAATAGAAGAGATTTAA
- the tmk gene encoding dTMP kinase codes for MNNLTQGKFITFEGGEGSGKSTQSQMLYEYLKSQNTPVILTREVGGTIVSEKMREILVHEELLPMSELLQAMAARYDHMVRKIIPVLKEGYIVICDRFLDSTACYQGLELENGIDLVYNLHKTLMPPLMPDITFFIDVEPDTAIKRVNLRNMSNKFDIRGIDFYNKIYDCFKELSNRFPARIKTIKASDLSMLEVHELIKKHL; via the coding sequence ATGAATAATTTGACACAAGGAAAGTTTATTACGTTTGAGGGAGGGGAGGGTAGTGGTAAATCTACCCAATCTCAAATGCTCTATGAATATTTAAAATCTCAAAATACTCCCGTTATTTTAACTCGTGAAGTTGGCGGTACTATCGTATCCGAAAAAATGCGTGAAATTCTAGTGCATGAAGAATTACTGCCAATGTCTGAGTTATTACAAGCTATGGCAGCACGTTATGATCATATGGTCCGGAAGATTATACCGGTTCTGAAAGAGGGGTATATCGTAATATGCGATAGATTCCTTGACTCAACGGCATGCTATCAAGGATTAGAGCTGGAAAACGGCATAGATTTAGTATATAATCTGCACAAAACTTTAATGCCTCCTCTTATGCCGGATATTACTTTCTTTATTGACGTAGAACCGGATACTGCTATTAAGAGAGTAAATTTACGTAATATGAGTAATAAATTTGACATAAGAGGTATAGATTTTTATAACAAAATCTATGATTGCTTTAAAGAATTAAGTAATAGATTTCCCGCGAGAATAAAGACAATTAAAGCTTCAGATTTAAGTATGCTTGAAGTACATGAGTTAATAAAAAAGCATTTATGA